Proteins encoded within one genomic window of Balneolaceae bacterium:
- a CDS encoding Crp/Fnr family transcriptional regulator, giving the protein MNPSFQSLSNPSQKKSVPDIIKELEGEGYKREFKKGDVLVKPAQPISEIPIILEGAISVYQLDDDYREMLLYYLEPGDMCIMSFMGGLYNESSKIKAVASEESRVLLIPVRKIGMIIKHHPEWIEYIFDVYHQRFHELLDVVNAVAFKKMDERLVHFIEKRREITGKSTIKITHEELAKELGTARVVISRLLKELEKKGVLELGRNKITLL; this is encoded by the coding sequence ATGAATCCCTCATTTCAATCACTTTCAAATCCTTCGCAAAAAAAATCAGTTCCTGACATAATTAAAGAACTGGAGGGTGAAGGGTATAAGCGCGAATTTAAAAAAGGGGATGTTCTGGTAAAACCGGCTCAACCGATATCAGAGATCCCCATAATTTTAGAGGGAGCCATCAGTGTCTATCAACTGGATGATGATTACAGGGAGATGTTGCTTTATTACCTGGAACCGGGTGATATGTGTATCATGTCATTCATGGGGGGATTGTACAATGAATCAAGTAAAATAAAAGCAGTAGCAAGTGAAGAAAGCCGCGTTTTGCTAATTCCTGTGCGGAAAATTGGAATGATTATTAAACATCACCCCGAATGGATAGAATATATATTTGATGTATATCATCAGCGATTTCATGAATTGCTGGATGTAGTGAACGCCGTTGCATTTAAAAAGATGGATGAACGGCTGGTACATTTCATCGAAAAAAGAAGAGAAATTACAGGTAAATCTACGATTAAAATTACTCATGAAGAACTTGCCAAAGAGCTTGGAACAGCACGAGTGGTAATCTCAAGACTCCTGAAGGAACTGGAGAAAAAAGGTGTTTTAGAACTCGGCAGAAACAAGATTACCCTGCTATAG
- the trxA gene encoding thioredoxin translates to MKNEATEKKEITFNDLIKGDTPVLVDFYADWCGPCKMMPPILQEVKNQFGDDLQIVKIDTEKNPQVAIQYNVRGIPNMILFHKGEILWQQAGVVQAPQLERIIRQKLEEHAAA, encoded by the coding sequence ATGAAGAACGAAGCAACTGAAAAAAAAGAGATTACATTTAACGATTTGATAAAAGGCGACACGCCGGTACTTGTTGATTTCTACGCAGACTGGTGTGGTCCTTGTAAAATGATGCCACCCATTTTGCAGGAGGTTAAAAACCAATTTGGTGATGATCTTCAAATTGTAAAAATCGATACAGAAAAAAATCCCCAGGTAGCTATTCAATACAATGTGAGAGGGATTCCCAATATGATTCTGTTTCACAAGGGAGAAATATTATGGCAGCAAGCAGGTGTGGTTCAAGCCCCTCAGCTTGAGAGGATTATCCGGCAAAAACTGGAGGAACATGCCGCTGCCTGA
- a CDS encoding OsmC family protein, producing MPLPDQHQYDVHLSWKEGKTGELSSPGINETIEVATPPEFPGGVDGVWSPEHLYTASVVSCFFTSFTAIAAYSKLNFKDLKIESSGYMSRNEDGKYVMNKVRLKPVLTIEDETREKKAYRILEKAEEICLITRSIQSEIIFEPNVYIAEKVG from the coding sequence ATGCCGCTGCCTGATCAACATCAATACGATGTTCATTTATCCTGGAAAGAGGGTAAAACCGGTGAGCTTTCTTCGCCGGGAATTAATGAAACTATTGAGGTTGCAACGCCCCCGGAATTTCCCGGTGGTGTTGATGGTGTTTGGTCTCCTGAGCATCTTTATACTGCATCGGTAGTGAGCTGTTTTTTTACCTCATTTACAGCAATTGCAGCTTATTCAAAGCTGAACTTTAAAGATCTGAAGATAGAAAGTTCGGGTTATATGAGTCGCAATGAAGATGGTAAATATGTGATGAACAAAGTGAGGTTGAAACCGGTTCTTACCATAGAGGATGAAACCCGGGAGAAAAAAGCCTATCGCATTTTGGAAAAAGCTGAGGAGATTTGCCTGATAACGCGATCGATACAATCCGAAATAATTTTTGAACCGAACGTTTACATTGCTGAAAAAGTGGGATAG
- a CDS encoding PLP-dependent aspartate aminotransferase family protein — protein MKFETKAIHAGLDIGNPSKSIIPPISPSTIFEIDSEGRDENDFHYTRLQNPNRQQFEHLIAALEGGEAAAAFSSGIAAATAVLQSLKTGDHVIIPEDVYAGNRMMIKKIMTRWGLNFDFIDMTDLQNIEDHIKPNTALIWIETPSNPLMQITDLKAVAGLAKSNNIRTVADNTWPTPVNQLPFDFGIDLVLHSTSKYFGGHSDILGGAVVSRENDDFFQQILTVQKLGGAVPSPQDCWMLSRSTRTLSYRMKGHNEHAEKVALFLADHPRVEDVFFPGLESHRGHEIAKKQMKGFGGMISFLVDADQSGTINIVGKSRLIKRATSLGGVESTWEHRRSSEGEGSVSPENMIRISVGLEHPDDLIEDLERALN, from the coding sequence ATGAAATTTGAAACGAAAGCTATTCACGCCGGACTTGATATCGGCAATCCTTCAAAATCTATTATTCCTCCCATATCACCCAGTACAATTTTTGAGATTGATTCGGAAGGCAGGGATGAGAATGATTTTCACTACACGCGACTGCAAAACCCTAACCGCCAGCAGTTTGAGCATCTGATTGCTGCGCTGGAAGGTGGAGAAGCTGCTGCTGCATTTTCGTCCGGTATTGCAGCAGCAACGGCTGTTTTGCAGTCTCTTAAAACCGGCGATCATGTGATTATTCCGGAAGATGTTTATGCCGGCAACCGGATGATGATTAAGAAAATTATGACCCGCTGGGGACTTAATTTTGATTTTATTGATATGACGGATCTTCAAAATATTGAAGATCATATTAAGCCGAATACAGCACTCATCTGGATTGAAACGCCATCCAATCCCCTGATGCAAATTACAGATTTAAAAGCCGTTGCAGGGTTGGCTAAATCGAACAATATTCGAACGGTAGCCGATAATACCTGGCCTACTCCCGTCAATCAATTGCCATTTGATTTTGGGATTGACCTGGTTCTGCATTCTACGTCCAAATATTTTGGAGGGCACAGTGATATTTTAGGTGGTGCTGTAGTATCCAGAGAGAATGACGATTTTTTTCAGCAGATTCTCACCGTTCAGAAACTGGGCGGTGCCGTTCCATCTCCCCAGGATTGCTGGATGCTGAGCCGTAGTACCCGAACGCTTTCGTACAGGATGAAGGGGCATAATGAACATGCGGAGAAAGTGGCTTTATTTTTAGCGGATCATCCAAGAGTTGAAGATGTATTTTTTCCCGGTTTGGAATCACACAGAGGTCATGAGATAGCCAAAAAACAGATGAAGGGATTTGGAGGGATGATTTCATTTTTGGTTGATGCCGATCAAAGTGGAACCATCAATATTGTTGGAAAATCCAGGCTGATTAAACGGGCAACAAGTCTTGGAGGAGTGGAAAGTACCTGGGAGCATCGCCGAAGCAGTGAAGGAGAGGGATCTGTTTCACCGGAGAACATGATTCGAATCAGTGTTGGGCTGGAACATCCCGATGATCTTATTGAAGATCTGGAACGGGCTTTAAATTAA
- a CDS encoding sodium:solute symporter family protein — translation METGTIILIIVGLYLFISLLTGILPSLKISKSVSGYVAGDRSMNVFILYFVLGASIFSSFAFLGGPGWAYSRGAAAFYIIAYGVIGIVPFYFFGPRTWRLGERYGYVTQAELLADRFDSTFMSVMLAILSVVVFIPYLTLQMVGAGYVLNVISEGMIPYWLGAGVTYLVVLIYVYFSGVMGVGWSNAFQGMFMMVMAWVLGIYLPNTLYGGIGEMFTAIMESGNTAMLEAPGLAADGSAWSWWGYSSAVLVSAFGFSMWPHLFMRSYAAKSARSLRLSVVLYPTFLIFLVPILMIGFSAIVAFPGVEQADTILPHILMQLDLPAIVVGLFCAGALAASMSSGDAILHSAASIGIRDGISQLVKNPLSDKKERLLIQISVVIIGLISYLFAVVIDVSIVALLLGSYGGVAQIFPIVFAMFYWKRATKAGALAGLIGGILVNTICLIFPEIKPFPMHEGIYGLMVNVILLVSISLVTKPDDPERVEKFVNSGSD, via the coding sequence ATGGAAACCGGCACAATTATTCTCATCATCGTCGGTCTTTATCTTTTCATATCTCTTTTAACCGGAATTTTACCCTCCCTGAAAATATCTAAAAGTGTGAGCGGATATGTAGCCGGTGACCGCAGTATGAATGTGTTCATTCTCTACTTTGTATTGGGTGCATCTATCTTTTCATCCTTTGCATTTCTGGGCGGACCCGGCTGGGCCTATTCACGGGGTGCGGCTGCTTTTTACATTATCGCTTACGGGGTGATTGGAATTGTACCCTTTTACTTTTTTGGACCAAGAACCTGGCGGCTTGGAGAAAGATATGGTTACGTAACCCAGGCTGAACTGCTGGCCGACCGGTTCGATAGTACATTCATGTCTGTAATGCTGGCCATTCTCAGTGTAGTGGTTTTTATTCCATATCTGACTCTTCAGATGGTTGGTGCCGGATATGTTTTGAATGTGATCAGTGAAGGCATGATTCCATATTGGCTCGGTGCCGGAGTGACTTATCTGGTGGTACTCATTTATGTCTATTTCAGTGGCGTGATGGGTGTTGGGTGGTCCAACGCGTTCCAGGGAATGTTTATGATGGTAATGGCCTGGGTATTGGGAATTTACCTGCCAAATACATTGTATGGCGGTATCGGTGAAATGTTTACAGCCATTATGGAGAGTGGAAATACAGCCATGCTCGAAGCCCCCGGATTGGCCGCCGATGGCTCTGCGTGGAGCTGGTGGGGATACAGTTCAGCCGTTCTCGTTTCTGCATTTGGCTTTTCAATGTGGCCGCACCTTTTTATGCGCAGCTACGCCGCCAAGAGTGCCCGGTCACTTCGTTTGAGTGTTGTTCTGTATCCCACATTTCTGATATTTCTTGTCCCGATTTTGATGATCGGTTTTTCTGCTATTGTGGCTTTTCCGGGCGTGGAACAGGCCGACACTATTCTCCCCCATATTCTTATGCAATTAGACTTACCAGCTATTGTAGTAGGATTATTTTGCGCAGGTGCACTCGCTGCCTCCATGTCCTCCGGTGACGCCATTCTTCACTCTGCAGCCTCAATTGGAATTCGCGATGGAATCAGCCAGTTAGTAAAAAACCCGTTAAGCGATAAAAAAGAACGACTGCTTATCCAGATTTCAGTGGTTATTATCGGTTTGATATCCTACCTGTTTGCCGTTGTGATTGATGTGTCGATCGTTGCTTTACTTTTGGGATCATATGGCGGAGTTGCACAGATCTTCCCGATTGTTTTTGCCATGTTTTATTGGAAAAGAGCCACAAAAGCTGGTGCACTTGCCGGTTTGATCGGCGGAATTCTGGTAAATACAATTTGCCTGATATTTCCTGAAATCAAACCATTCCCCATGCACGAAGGTATTTATGGTTTGATGGTGAACGTCATTTTGCTTGTAAGCATTAGTTTGGTCACAAAACCGGACGATCCCGAACGGGTTGAGAAGTTTGTGAATTCTGGGTCTGATTAG
- the priA gene encoding primosomal protein N' has protein sequence MPKTYVDIAFPTAVRRLFTYHISEDQKVEPGMRIWVPLRKEFAIGMAVQVHNRKPDFKTKPVEQVLDEKPVMNQTMLQLTEWIHRFYYCSWGEAIQAALPVGLNFSSKKMLRVKQLDRSRLTEKEKEILKDLESKEYTLQEARKRWREGSDKKVLNKLIKTGWVEVWEQPRQRVDYKTAKHWQIPESVQPNEILENLPENEQSKKWVKAFEKLAELDLPKTHQELLGEKLFTPYTLKRIEEESWIESVDLPVETDTQQNGVHDPDQIKTLSDQQQNAYEAIKKSLDDREFKSFLLYGVTGSGKTEVYIHALKHALEQGRGGLVLVPEIALTPQTVQRFYQIFGDQIAVLHSRLSDRERFEAWQSLKSGEKRIAIGPRSAVFAPVQNVGLIVVDEEHDSSYKQFDPSPRYHARDVAVMRASMENAVAVLGSATPGMVSVKAAMEKKYDMLQLPLRPTGTMPEVKILNLLEYKGAMKESLTAELHLEMEKALDRDEQVILLYNRRGYSSYLQCEDCGHIPQSPHSSTSLTYHKKKNILLCHYSGYSRRADSQCENCGSKNLKSKGSGTQKVEEEMQELFPDARLLRMDRDTTSGKFGHQNIYEKFLNGEADILIGTQLVAKGLDFPNVTVVGVVNADTELAFPSFRAGERMFQLLSQVAGRAGRAEKPGVVYVQTWKPDHPAIESARTHDFKAFAKQELANRQMLSFPPYSRMIVFHFKSKSISKVQLVADRFCDAMREVAGENAVMGPSPSVIEWMNGQYQWEANIKLKRSYNAHVIEELLNRIFATYDSMKPKGASAVRINVDVDAVE, from the coding sequence ATGCCAAAAACCTATGTCGATATCGCATTTCCCACAGCTGTCAGGCGGCTGTTTACCTATCATATTTCTGAGGATCAGAAAGTAGAGCCCGGAATGCGGATTTGGGTGCCGCTTCGAAAGGAGTTTGCCATTGGAATGGCCGTGCAGGTGCACAATCGGAAGCCGGATTTTAAAACAAAACCGGTTGAACAAGTTTTGGATGAAAAACCGGTGATGAACCAAACCATGCTTCAGCTTACGGAGTGGATTCACCGCTTTTATTATTGCAGTTGGGGTGAAGCGATCCAGGCGGCATTACCGGTAGGGCTGAACTTTTCTTCGAAAAAAATGTTGCGTGTAAAACAACTTGACCGATCACGACTAACCGAAAAGGAGAAGGAGATTCTCAAAGATTTAGAGAGCAAAGAATATACTCTTCAGGAAGCCCGAAAACGGTGGCGGGAAGGGTCAGATAAAAAAGTTCTGAATAAATTGATCAAAACCGGCTGGGTTGAAGTGTGGGAACAGCCCCGCCAGCGAGTAGATTACAAAACGGCCAAGCATTGGCAGATTCCCGAATCGGTTCAGCCAAATGAAATCCTGGAAAATCTCCCTGAAAATGAACAATCTAAAAAATGGGTAAAGGCGTTTGAGAAACTTGCAGAATTGGATCTTCCCAAAACTCATCAGGAACTTTTGGGTGAGAAACTTTTCACTCCTTATACGCTGAAGCGAATTGAGGAAGAGAGTTGGATTGAATCTGTAGATCTTCCGGTTGAAACGGATACTCAACAAAATGGAGTTCACGATCCCGATCAAATCAAAACACTTTCAGATCAACAGCAGAACGCTTATGAAGCGATCAAAAAATCATTGGATGACCGGGAATTTAAAAGTTTCCTTTTGTATGGAGTAACCGGATCAGGGAAGACAGAAGTATATATTCACGCTTTAAAACATGCATTGGAGCAGGGCAGGGGCGGATTGGTTTTGGTTCCTGAAATTGCGCTGACTCCGCAAACCGTTCAGCGTTTTTACCAGATTTTTGGGGATCAGATTGCCGTTCTGCACAGTCGGTTGAGTGATCGTGAGCGGTTTGAAGCATGGCAAAGTTTGAAATCTGGAGAAAAGAGAATTGCCATCGGTCCGCGCTCAGCTGTTTTTGCACCGGTTCAAAATGTCGGGCTGATTGTGGTGGATGAGGAGCACGATTCATCATATAAACAGTTTGATCCATCCCCAAGATATCACGCCCGCGATGTAGCTGTGATGCGTGCAAGCATGGAGAATGCTGTAGCGGTTTTGGGTTCAGCTACTCCGGGAATGGTTTCTGTAAAAGCCGCGATGGAGAAAAAGTACGACATGTTGCAACTGCCCCTTCGTCCCACCGGTACAATGCCGGAAGTGAAAATTCTGAACCTGTTGGAGTACAAAGGTGCTATGAAAGAATCACTCACAGCCGAACTTCACCTGGAGATGGAGAAGGCGCTGGATCGGGATGAACAGGTGATTTTACTCTACAACCGAAGAGGATACTCTTCGTATTTACAGTGCGAAGATTGCGGACATATACCTCAAAGTCCTCACAGCTCTACCAGCCTTACCTATCACAAAAAGAAAAATATTTTGCTGTGTCATTACAGCGGTTATTCACGACGGGCAGATAGTCAGTGTGAAAATTGCGGTTCAAAGAATCTGAAGTCGAAAGGCAGCGGAACACAAAAAGTGGAAGAGGAGATGCAGGAGCTTTTTCCCGACGCACGTCTTTTGAGGATGGATCGTGATACAACTTCCGGAAAATTTGGCCACCAGAATATTTATGAGAAATTCCTGAATGGTGAAGCTGATATACTGATTGGTACTCAACTTGTAGCCAAGGGGCTTGACTTCCCGAATGTTACCGTTGTTGGTGTTGTAAATGCCGATACCGAGCTGGCATTTCCCTCTTTTCGTGCAGGTGAACGGATGTTTCAATTACTCAGCCAGGTTGCGGGACGTGCGGGAAGGGCAGAAAAACCGGGAGTTGTATATGTACAAACCTGGAAACCGGATCACCCTGCGATTGAATCTGCCCGCACTCACGATTTCAAAGCATTTGCTAAACAGGAGCTTGCCAATCGGCAGATGCTCAGTTTTCCTCCCTATTCTCGCATGATTGTGTTCCATTTTAAATCTAAATCGATCAGCAAGGTACAGCTTGTGGCTGACCGATTTTGTGATGCCATGCGTGAAGTGGCTGGTGAAAATGCAGTGATGGGGCCGTCACCATCTGTTATAGAGTGGATGAACGGCCAGTACCAATGGGAAGCGAACATTAAATTGAAGCGATCTTATAATGCACATGTAATAGAAGAGTTGCTGAATCGAATATTTGCAACATACGACTCGATGAAACCCAAAGGCGCTTCTGCGGTGAGAATTAATGTGGATGTGGATGCGGTGGAGTGA
- a CDS encoding histidine kinase dimerization/phosphoacceptor domain -containing protein: protein MKNKDRNFIWRPVSLDFLTSNFKTSDARLYGPILGWILIIVASLLITANLMQQQWLTLTSDRVEIINFFLLNPALIIGMLLLFWFGFEWGFIPVYLCTFIVAYMSDITVLWASLIGMSFIFGMGFFALAYHSIRIPYTLRSIKSIAAFVVISFIAALASSMGSFIWSFFLQLSAQDTLIVWKSWWTGIFFQSILILGPLLFVLSPWIERKKNQYFDLPTRKEISPKWIYGSVISVALTLALFIFSGYMLGRSNVRETVGGSDMVMVTDIMGSLEAFEIITWTSIGLILVTGYAAIYLLHSWNENLREQVEERTADLLESREELKVSLKEKDILFKEIQHRVKNNLAQVHGMLELQETMSEDKDVADLLKISKSRIRTMSLAHEALYNNENFSKISLKEYIENIAEVTHRSFQDGNKGIILTYEVDDIHLDMAKAIPLGLMISEILINAHKHAFNERDDGEIKILSNLNDDKMLMKISDNGSGIPKDIDLKKSNSLGMTLVNNFTDQLKGDLTINSNSNGTRFEFSIPLESIISD, encoded by the coding sequence ATGAAAAACAAGGACCGTAATTTTATTTGGAGGCCCGTATCATTAGATTTTCTTACTTCTAATTTTAAAACTTCTGATGCAAGGCTATACGGTCCCATTCTGGGCTGGATTTTAATTATTGTGGCTTCGTTGCTAATTACCGCCAACCTGATGCAGCAGCAGTGGCTCACACTTACATCAGACAGAGTTGAGATCATCAATTTCTTTCTGCTGAATCCCGCCTTAATTATCGGAATGCTTTTGCTGTTTTGGTTCGGATTTGAATGGGGATTTATACCCGTGTATCTGTGTACGTTCATCGTGGCATATATGTCCGACATTACCGTACTGTGGGCGTCTCTGATCGGTATGTCTTTTATTTTTGGGATGGGTTTCTTTGCCCTTGCATACCACAGTATTCGAATTCCTTACACGCTGCGAAGCATTAAGAGCATTGCGGCGTTTGTGGTGATCTCTTTCATTGCGGCACTGGCCAGTTCCATGGGGTCTTTTATCTGGAGCTTTTTCCTTCAGCTTTCTGCACAAGACACCTTGATTGTCTGGAAAAGCTGGTGGACCGGTATTTTCTTTCAATCCATTCTTATTTTAGGGCCTCTCCTGTTTGTTCTCTCTCCCTGGATTGAACGGAAAAAAAATCAATATTTCGATCTTCCTACACGAAAAGAAATTTCACCAAAATGGATTTATGGTTCTGTAATTAGTGTAGCACTTACCCTGGCACTCTTTATCTTTTCAGGATATATGCTGGGCCGATCCAATGTTCGCGAAACCGTTGGCGGCAGTGACATGGTGATGGTTACAGACATCATGGGGTCACTCGAAGCATTTGAAATTATCACATGGACATCCATAGGGTTGATTCTTGTAACCGGCTATGCCGCAATCTATCTCCTGCACAGCTGGAATGAAAATCTGCGAGAACAGGTAGAAGAGAGAACGGCCGACCTTCTTGAGAGTCGCGAAGAACTGAAAGTTTCGCTCAAAGAGAAAGATATCCTTTTCAAAGAGATTCAGCACCGTGTTAAAAATAACCTGGCCCAGGTACACGGTATGCTTGAACTGCAAGAAACCATGAGTGAAGACAAAGATGTTGCAGATCTGCTGAAGATCTCAAAATCCAGGATTCGTACAATGTCTCTTGCACATGAAGCACTCTATAACAATGAGAATTTTTCGAAGATCAGCCTCAAAGAATATATCGAAAACATTGCGGAGGTTACCCACCGATCATTCCAGGACGGAAATAAAGGTATAATCCTAACCTACGAAGTAGACGACATTCACCTGGATATGGCGAAGGCAATTCCTCTTGGATTGATGATTAGCGAAATTCTTATCAACGCACATAAACATGCCTTTAATGAGAGAGATGATGGCGAGATCAAAATATTATCAAACTTAAATGATGACAAAATGCTGATGAAGATCAGTGACAACGGATCAGGTATTCCAAAGGATATTGATCTGAAGAAAAGCAACTCTTTGGGCATGACACTTGTCAACAATTTTACAGATCAATTAAAAGGCGATTTGACCATCAATAGCAACAGCAATGGAACTCGATTTGAGTTCTCCATACCACTCGAATCAATCATCAGCGATTGA